A genomic window from Mycobacterium sp. 050128 includes:
- the coaD gene encoding pantetheine-phosphate adenylyltransferase, whose product MSGAVCPGSFDPVTLGHIDVFERAAGQFDEVVVAILTNPAKKGMFDIDERVAMIEEATAHLPNLRVEVGQGLVVDFVTSRGMTAIVKGLRTDTDFEYELQMAQMNKHIANVDTFFVATAPQYSFVSSSLAKEVAMMGGDVSKLLPESVNRRLRERLP is encoded by the coding sequence ATGAGCGGCGCCGTATGCCCGGGCTCGTTCGACCCGGTGACGTTGGGCCACATCGACGTCTTCGAACGCGCCGCGGGTCAGTTCGACGAGGTAGTCGTGGCGATCCTGACCAACCCCGCTAAGAAGGGCATGTTCGACATCGACGAGCGCGTCGCGATGATCGAGGAAGCGACGGCTCACCTGCCGAATCTGCGCGTCGAGGTCGGGCAGGGCCTGGTGGTGGACTTCGTCACCTCCCGCGGGATGACCGCGATCGTCAAGGGCCTGCGCACCGACACCGATTTCGAGTACGAGTTGCAGATGGCGCAGATGAACAAGCACATCGCCAATGTGGACACCTTCTTCGTGGCGACCGCGCCGCAGTATTCGTTCGTGTCGTCGTCGTTGGCCAAAGAGGTCGCGATGATGGGCGGCGACGTCTCGAAGCTGCTGCCGGAGTCGGTGAATCGCCGCCTGCGCGAGAGGCTGCCGTGA
- the rsmD gene encoding 16S rRNA (guanine(966)-N(2))-methyltransferase RsmD, with product MTRIIGGAAGGRRLAVPPRGTRPTTDRVRESLFNIVTARLDLTGLAVLDLYAGSGALGLEALSRGAASALFVESDQRTAAVIARNIDTLGLPGASLRRGPVSAVLAGGAASPVDLVLADPPYDVETAEVQAVLAALSAHGWVRAATVAVVERAAASAPLTWPDGWTPWPERIYGDTRLELAEYD from the coding sequence CTGACGCGGATCATCGGCGGCGCTGCCGGAGGGCGACGCCTCGCAGTGCCGCCGCGCGGGACCCGGCCGACCACCGATCGGGTGCGCGAGTCGTTGTTCAACATCGTCACCGCGCGGCTGGATCTGACCGGCTTGGCGGTGCTGGACCTCTACGCGGGCTCGGGTGCACTGGGTCTGGAAGCGCTCTCGCGGGGAGCGGCCTCGGCGCTGTTCGTCGAGTCCGATCAGCGCACTGCGGCCGTCATCGCGCGCAACATCGACACCCTGGGTCTGCCCGGCGCGTCGCTGCGCCGGGGCCCGGTGTCCGCGGTGCTGGCCGGCGGGGCCGCATCCCCGGTCGATCTGGTGCTGGCCGACCCGCCCTACGACGTCGAGACCGCCGAGGTTCAGGCAGTCCTGGCCGCGCTGAGCGCCCATGGCTGGGTACGCGCGGCGACGGTCGCAGTCGTCGAACGGGCCGCCGCCAGCGCTCCGCTGACCTGGCCGGACGGCTGGACCCCATGGCCGGAGCGGATTTACGGCGACACCCGCTTGGAGCTGGCCGAATATGACTAG
- a CDS encoding pyruvate carboxylase: MISKVLVANRGEIAIRAFRAAYELGVGTVAVYAYEDRNSVHRLKADESYQIGDVGHPVRAYLSVDEIVETASRAGADAVYPGYGFLSENPALAAACAAAGITFVGPSAEILELTGNKARAIEAAREAGLPVLASSAPSASVEELLSAAAEMRFPLFVKAVAGGGGRGMRRVADIDALTEAIEAASREAESAFGDPTVYLEQAVIKPRHIEVQILGDNTGNMIHLHERDCSVQRRHQKVVELAPAPNLSAELRDKICADAVAFARHIGYSCAGTVEFLLDESGHYVFIEMNPRIQVEHTVTEEITDVDLVSSQLRIASGETLEDLGLSQENIRPHGAALQCRITTEDPANGFRPDTGRISTYRSPGGAGIRLDGSTNLGAEISAHFDSMLVKLTCRGRDFHTAVSRARRAIAEFRIRGVSTNIPFLQAVLDDPDFQAGRITTSFIDERPHLLTARGSADRGTKILNYLADVTVNHPHGTHPSTVYPHDKLPFIDPTDLEAEPPAGSKQRLVELGPEGFARWLRESPAVGVTDTTFRDAHQSLLATRVRTSGLMMVAPYLARTMPQLLSVECWGGATYDVALRFLKEDPWERLATLREAMPNICLQMLLRGRNTVGYTPYPELVTSAFIEEATATGIDIFRIFDALNNLDSMRPAIDAVRETGSAIAEVAMCYTGDLSDPGERLYTLDYYLNLAERIVDAGAHVLAIKDMAGLLRPPAAHQLVSALRSRFDLPIHVHTHDTPGGQLASYMAAWHAGADAVDGAAAPLAGTTSQPALSSIVAAAAHTEHDTGLSLSEVCALEPYWEALRKVYAPFESGLPGPTGRVYHHEIPGGQLSNLRQQAIALGLGDRFEEIEEAYAGADRVLGRLIKVTPSSKVVGDLALALVGSGLTADEFSSDPSRLDIPESVVGFLRGELGDPVGGWPEPLRTAALQGRGPAKPVQQLSAEDEAGLALSGAKRQATLNRLLFPGPTKEFEEHRDTYGDTSHLSANQFFYGLRQGEEHQVTLERGVDLLIGLEAISEPDERGMRTVMCIMNGQLRPVLVRDRSIASTIPTAEKAERGNPDHIAAPFAGVVTVSVTEGDRVSAGQTIATIEAMKMEAPITAPKDATVGRVAVSSTAQVEGGDLLVVLS; this comes from the coding sequence GTGATCTCCAAGGTGCTGGTGGCCAATCGCGGTGAGATCGCGATACGCGCGTTCCGCGCGGCGTACGAACTTGGCGTCGGCACGGTGGCCGTGTACGCGTATGAGGACCGCAATTCGGTACATCGGCTCAAGGCCGATGAGTCGTATCAGATCGGCGACGTCGGTCATCCCGTGCGCGCTTACCTGTCCGTCGACGAGATCGTCGAAACTGCCTCCCGGGCCGGCGCCGACGCCGTCTATCCCGGGTACGGCTTCCTGTCGGAGAATCCGGCGTTGGCCGCGGCCTGCGCGGCCGCCGGTATCACGTTCGTCGGTCCCAGTGCCGAAATCCTTGAGCTGACCGGGAATAAGGCGCGGGCAATCGAGGCGGCCCGCGAAGCCGGGCTGCCCGTGCTCGCATCTTCGGCGCCGTCGGCGTCGGTCGAGGAACTGCTGTCCGCTGCTGCCGAGATGCGGTTCCCGTTGTTCGTCAAGGCTGTTGCCGGTGGCGGGGGACGAGGTATGCGGCGCGTCGCCGACATCGATGCGCTGACCGAGGCGATCGAGGCCGCCAGCCGTGAGGCCGAGTCGGCGTTCGGTGACCCGACGGTCTATCTCGAGCAGGCGGTGATCAAGCCGCGCCACATCGAGGTGCAGATCCTGGGCGACAACACCGGCAACATGATCCACCTGCATGAGCGCGACTGCAGCGTGCAGCGTCGCCACCAGAAGGTCGTCGAATTGGCGCCCGCGCCAAACCTTTCCGCCGAGTTGCGCGACAAGATCTGCGCCGACGCCGTCGCCTTCGCCCGGCATATCGGGTACAGCTGTGCGGGCACTGTGGAGTTCCTGCTGGACGAGAGCGGTCATTACGTTTTCATCGAGATGAATCCGCGGATTCAGGTGGAGCACACCGTGACCGAGGAGATCACCGACGTCGACCTGGTGTCCAGCCAGTTGCGCATCGCCTCCGGCGAGACGCTGGAGGATCTGGGCCTGAGCCAGGAGAACATTCGGCCGCACGGCGCCGCACTGCAATGCCGGATCACCACCGAAGATCCGGCCAACGGGTTCCGCCCCGACACCGGCCGGATCAGCACCTACCGCAGTCCCGGCGGTGCCGGCATCCGTCTGGACGGCAGCACCAACCTCGGCGCGGAGATCAGCGCCCACTTCGATTCGATGCTGGTCAAGTTGACCTGCCGGGGCCGCGACTTCCACACGGCGGTGTCCCGGGCCCGGCGCGCGATCGCGGAGTTCCGGATTCGCGGGGTGTCGACGAATATTCCGTTCCTGCAAGCGGTTCTGGATGATCCGGACTTCCAGGCCGGCCGGATCACCACGTCGTTCATCGATGAGCGCCCACATCTGCTGACCGCACGCGGCTCGGCCGACCGTGGCACCAAGATCCTCAACTACCTGGCTGACGTCACGGTCAACCACCCGCATGGCACGCACCCGTCGACGGTGTACCCACACGACAAGCTGCCCTTCATAGATCCGACGGATCTCGAGGCGGAGCCGCCGGCCGGATCAAAGCAGCGGCTAGTTGAGTTGGGGCCCGAGGGTTTTGCGCGCTGGCTACGCGAGTCGCCCGCGGTGGGCGTGACCGACACGACCTTCCGCGATGCCCACCAGTCGCTGTTGGCGACCCGGGTGCGCACCAGTGGGCTGATGATGGTGGCGCCCTATCTGGCCCGGACGATGCCGCAGCTGCTGTCGGTGGAGTGCTGGGGCGGTGCCACTTACGATGTGGCGCTTCGCTTCCTGAAGGAAGATCCTTGGGAGCGGCTGGCCACGCTGCGCGAAGCGATGCCCAACATCTGTCTGCAGATGCTGCTGCGGGGCCGAAACACCGTGGGGTACACGCCATATCCGGAACTGGTCACCTCGGCGTTCATCGAAGAGGCGACCGCGACCGGTATCGACATCTTTCGCATCTTCGACGCGCTCAACAATCTTGACTCGATGCGCCCGGCTATCGACGCCGTCCGCGAAACCGGTTCGGCGATAGCCGAAGTCGCGATGTGCTACACCGGTGACCTGTCCGATCCGGGTGAGCGGCTCTACACGCTGGACTACTACCTCAATCTGGCCGAGCGGATCGTGGACGCGGGTGCGCACGTGCTGGCCATCAAGGACATGGCCGGGCTACTACGGCCACCGGCCGCACACCAACTGGTCAGCGCGCTGCGCAGTCGGTTCGACCTGCCGATCCACGTACACACCCACGACACCCCGGGCGGCCAGCTGGCCAGCTATATGGCCGCCTGGCACGCGGGTGCCGACGCCGTCGACGGTGCCGCCGCGCCGCTGGCGGGCACTACCAGCCAGCCGGCACTGAGCTCGATCGTCGCCGCCGCCGCGCACACCGAGCACGACACCGGCCTGTCGCTTTCGGAGGTATGCGCGCTGGAGCCCTACTGGGAGGCGCTGCGAAAGGTCTACGCCCCCTTCGAATCCGGGCTTCCCGGTCCGACGGGGCGGGTCTATCACCACGAAATCCCGGGTGGCCAGTTGTCGAACCTTCGCCAGCAGGCGATCGCGCTGGGATTGGGCGATCGATTCGAAGAGATCGAAGAGGCGTACGCGGGTGCCGACCGCGTGCTGGGCAGACTGATCAAGGTCACCCCGTCGTCGAAGGTGGTCGGCGACCTGGCGCTAGCGCTGGTCGGTTCGGGGCTGACCGCAGACGAATTCTCTTCGGACCCTTCACGATTGGACATCCCGGAATCGGTGGTGGGATTCCTGCGTGGCGAGCTCGGGGACCCGGTCGGTGGCTGGCCGGAGCCGCTGCGCACCGCCGCGCTTCAGGGCCGCGGGCCCGCCAAGCCGGTCCAGCAGCTCAGCGCAGAAGACGAGGCCGGACTCGCGTTGAGCGGCGCCAAACGTCAAGCCACCCTCAATCGACTGCTATTCCCTGGTCCGACAAAGGAATTCGAGGAGCACCGGGACACCTACGGTGACACGTCGCATCTGTCGGCCAATCAGTTCTTCTACGGTCTGCGGCAGGGTGAAGAGCATCAGGTGACACTGGAACGTGGGGTCGATCTGTTGATCGGTCTGGAGGCAATCTCCGAGCCTGATGAGCGCGGGATGCGCACGGTGATGTGCATCATGAACGGCCAGCTGCGTCCGGTGCTGGTGCGCGACCGCAGCATTGCCAGCACGATCCCGACCGCTGAGAAGGCCGAGCGAGGCAATCCCGACCACATCGCGGCACCCTTCGCCGGGGTCGTCACCGTGTCGGTGACCGAGGGCGATCGGGTGAGCGCCGGCCAGACGATCGCCACGATCGAGGCGATGAAGATGGAAGCCCCGATCACCGCTCCGAAGGACGCCACCGTGGGGCGGGTGGCGGTGTCGAGCACCGCGCAGGTCGAGGGTGGAGATCTGCTGGTGGTGCTGAGCTGA
- a CDS encoding HNH endonuclease signature motif containing protein, with protein sequence MFDNLDPPDLVTEIESAHRQESMLVARRMAAVAALLRHRVAATEQAEHHRGYAVIDGFERTAAEVAAAMNLSPMAASYLVSYAESLDTRLPNLAALLSEGRTDWRTVRLIISRTDLITDDRLIAEVDRSLANRIGKWHGWSRQRIVNAVDATVRAVDPDAARERRETAENDRYIAISTLDNGMADIYGTVGATAATAFDRRLSQLAGQVCAADPRTMDQRRADALAALTQGRGLVCRCEQPDCPATTGADGSDPDSAGVRVVINVVASDKTVNANSDAPGYLEGYGIIDADQVRELAAAAAQLVADPVTSPAQALHYQPSAALERFVRCRDLTCRFPGCSRPAVVCDIDHTVPFNHQDPAAGGMTVALNLKCLCRQHHRLKTFHGGWRDTQLGDGTVIWTSPSGRVYRTFPAGADLFPQPRGPACATPTPVRRDRSQRRRARISQARMHNRQQKARKEEVAARKFRNHMRDSLFAFKGASSTSPFCTWINEPREPEELPADWVPEAVTRLPDDPPY encoded by the coding sequence ATGTTCGATAACCTCGATCCCCCCGATCTGGTGACGGAGATCGAGTCCGCCCACCGGCAGGAGTCGATGTTGGTGGCGCGGCGGATGGCGGCCGTGGCGGCATTACTTCGGCACCGAGTGGCCGCCACCGAGCAGGCCGAGCACCACCGTGGCTATGCCGTGATCGACGGGTTCGAGCGGACCGCGGCCGAGGTGGCCGCCGCGATGAACCTGTCCCCGATGGCGGCAAGCTATCTGGTGTCATACGCCGAGTCGCTCGACACCAGGCTGCCCAATCTGGCGGCCCTGCTGTCCGAGGGCCGCACCGATTGGCGCACCGTCCGGTTGATCATCAGCCGTACCGACCTGATCACCGACGACCGGTTGATCGCCGAGGTCGACCGGTCACTGGCCAACCGCATCGGGAAATGGCACGGCTGGTCACGACAACGCATCGTCAATGCGGTCGACGCCACGGTGCGGGCCGTCGATCCCGATGCCGCCCGTGAACGACGCGAGACCGCCGAGAATGACCGGTACATCGCGATCAGCACGCTGGACAACGGGATGGCAGACATCTACGGCACCGTCGGGGCCACGGCCGCGACGGCCTTCGATCGCCGGCTCTCGCAGCTTGCGGGCCAAGTGTGCGCAGCCGATCCGCGGACGATGGATCAGCGCCGCGCGGATGCCTTGGCCGCGCTGACTCAGGGGCGCGGCCTGGTATGCCGCTGCGAACAGCCCGACTGTCCCGCCACGACTGGAGCCGACGGCAGCGACCCGGATTCAGCCGGTGTGCGGGTGGTCATCAACGTGGTCGCCAGCGACAAAACCGTCAATGCCAACAGCGATGCACCGGGCTACCTCGAGGGTTACGGGATCATCGACGCCGACCAGGTCCGTGAATTGGCCGCCGCCGCAGCACAACTCGTTGCCGACCCTGTCACCAGCCCGGCGCAGGCGCTGCACTACCAGCCATCCGCGGCACTCGAACGCTTCGTTCGTTGCCGGGATCTGACCTGTCGCTTCCCGGGATGTAGCCGTCCCGCAGTGGTATGCGATATCGACCACACCGTTCCGTTCAACCACCAGGATCCAGCGGCCGGTGGCATGACGGTGGCGCTTAATCTCAAATGCCTTTGCCGCCAACACCATCGGCTCAAGACCTTCCACGGTGGATGGCGCGACACACAACTTGGCGACGGCACCGTCATCTGGACCTCTCCGAGCGGGCGCGTGTACCGGACGTTCCCGGCCGGGGCGGATCTTTTCCCTCAGCCGCGCGGACCGGCGTGCGCCACGCCGACCCCGGTGCGACGTGATAGGTCCCAGCGGCGACGCGCCCGGATCAGTCAAGCGCGGATGCATAACCGGCAGCAAAAAGCCCGCAAAGAGGAAGTTGCCGCGCGCAAGTTCCGAAACCATATGCGCGACAGTCTGTTCGCATTCAAGGGCGCGTCAAGCACCAGCCCGTTCTGCACCTGGATCAACGAACCCCGCGAGCCCGAGGAACTACCCGCCGATTGGGTACCCGAAGCCGTGACGCGGTTGCCGGACGACCCGCCCTATTAA